A region from the Agarivorans sp. Alg241-V36 genome encodes:
- a CDS encoding HlyC/CorC family transporter, which produces MDDISTSSLLLLLAFLIICSAFFSSSETGMMSLNRYRLRHLVNTKHKAASRVDKLLERPDRLIGLILIGNNLVNIFASAIATIIGLRLFGDVGVAIATLALTFVILIFAEVTPKTMAALYPEKIAFPASILLRPLMKLLFPFIWATNGVTNGLLRLLGVNPTNKDDEALNPEELRTVVDQAGTLIPKRHQDMLLSILDLEKVTVDDIMIPRNEIAAIDINDDWDSILRQLTQSTHTKILLFRDTIDDSVGFVHSRDSLRLLSREQFDKTSMLRAAKEIYFIPEGTPLNVQLLKFQRRKERIGLIVDEYGDIQGLVTLEDILEEIVGDFTTSIAPAPSEEIHPQIDGSYLIDGTVNIRDLNKEMSWSLPIDGPKTLNGLIVEHLEDIPEANLCLRLAGYPIEIVEIENNTVSLARVIPAFYSKPKK; this is translated from the coding sequence TTGGACGACATATCTACGAGTAGCTTATTGCTACTTCTCGCGTTCCTCATAATTTGCTCTGCTTTCTTTTCTAGCTCCGAAACTGGCATGATGTCGCTTAACCGCTATCGTCTGCGCCATTTGGTTAATACCAAGCACAAGGCTGCTAGTCGAGTTGATAAACTTCTGGAACGCCCCGACCGGCTGATTGGTTTAATTCTTATCGGCAATAACTTAGTGAACATTTTTGCCTCGGCGATTGCCACTATTATTGGTTTACGCTTATTTGGTGATGTAGGAGTGGCGATTGCTACGCTTGCGCTAACTTTTGTAATTTTGATTTTTGCTGAAGTCACGCCAAAAACCATGGCTGCGCTCTACCCTGAAAAAATTGCCTTTCCAGCGTCTATTTTGCTAAGACCATTGATGAAGCTATTGTTCCCATTTATATGGGCCACCAATGGCGTCACTAATGGTTTGCTGCGTTTATTAGGGGTAAACCCAACTAACAAAGACGATGAAGCTTTAAACCCAGAAGAGTTACGTACCGTTGTTGACCAAGCCGGCACGCTGATACCAAAACGTCACCAAGATATGCTACTGAGCATTTTAGACCTAGAAAAGGTGACGGTTGACGACATTATGATCCCGCGCAACGAAATTGCCGCCATCGACATTAACGATGATTGGGACAGTATTTTGCGCCAGCTTACGCAAAGTACCCATACTAAGATTTTGCTATTTCGCGACACCATTGATGACTCAGTAGGCTTTGTTCACTCTAGAGATTCATTGCGACTATTGTCTCGAGAGCAGTTTGATAAAACCTCTATGCTACGCGCTGCCAAGGAAATTTACTTTATCCCAGAAGGCACACCGCTAAATGTTCAGTTATTAAAATTTCAGCGCCGTAAAGAGCGTATTGGCCTTATTGTTGATGAATACGGCGACATTCAAGGCTTAGTGACCTTAGAAGATATTCTTGAGGAAATTGTTGGCGACTTTACCACCAGCATTGCGCCAGCCCCTAGTGAAGAAATCCATCCACAAATTGATGGCAGCTACTTAATCGACGGCACAGTGAACATTCGTGACTTGAATAAGGAAATGAGCTGGAGCTTACCCATAGACGGCCCTAAAACGCTTAACGGCCTGATTGTGGAACACTTAGAAGACATTCCCGAGGCTAACTTGTGCTTGCGCTTAGCAGGCTACCCTATCGAAATTGTCGAGATAGAAAATAATACCGTGAGCTTGGCTCGAGTAATTCCAGCGTTTTACAGCAAGCCTAAAAAGTAA
- a CDS encoding inner membrane protein YpjD → MNLLVLPTTVFYLLAAYVCITGLLNKQSGANKWLWLSAGCAMLLHGIWEVEHLFLAQGQDLSLFNVAGLVSLLIALTVTALAKPFKLWFVLPVVYLFSIVSMLLAVMIPSDYIIHLELKPQVLIHISVALAAFTVLMIASLYSLQMAYLDWTLKRHKPGAIHPAMPSLMSIEKQLFTLIRVGLVLLSISLLSGFVFLTDFFAHGRGHKAIFSLIAWFIYASLLWGHHYRGWRGKLVVILTVIGSILLSLAYFGSRFVKEIILN, encoded by the coding sequence ATGAATCTATTGGTACTTCCTACCACCGTGTTTTATCTGCTAGCCGCCTACGTATGTATTACCGGCTTGCTGAATAAACAAAGCGGTGCCAACAAATGGCTATGGCTAAGCGCTGGCTGCGCTATGTTGCTGCATGGTATTTGGGAAGTAGAGCATTTATTTTTAGCCCAAGGTCAAGATTTAAGCCTATTTAACGTTGCCGGCTTAGTTAGTTTGTTAATTGCACTTACCGTGACAGCCTTAGCGAAACCCTTCAAGCTGTGGTTTGTATTGCCGGTGGTTTACCTATTTTCCATCGTTAGCATGCTGTTAGCGGTAATGATACCCAGTGACTACATCATTCACTTAGAGCTAAAGCCTCAAGTACTGATTCATATTAGCGTTGCCTTAGCCGCATTTACGGTATTGATGATTGCCAGCTTATATTCTCTACAGATGGCCTATTTAGATTGGACTCTAAAACGGCATAAACCCGGTGCGATTCACCCGGCAATGCCTTCACTAATGAGCATAGAAAAGCAGCTGTTCACCTTAATTAGAGTGGGCTTAGTGTTACTAAGCATTTCTTTATTAAGTGGCTTTGTTTTTTTAACCGACTTCTTCGCCCACGGCCGCGGCCATAAAGCCATTTTTAGCCTAATTGCTTGGTTTATTTACGCAAGCTTGCTGTGGGGCCACCACTATCGCGGTTGGAGAGGTAAGTTAGTGGTGATCTTGACGGTAATTGGTTCTATCTTGCTGAGTTTGGCCTATTTTGGCTCACGCTTTGTTAAGGAAATCATCCTCAACTAA
- the ffh gene encoding signal recognition particle protein: MFENLSDRLSKSLKNISGRGRLTEDNIKDTLREVRMALLEADVALPVVREFVKKVKERALGQEVNKSLSPGQVFVKIVQQELESAMGESNESLNLAAQPPAVVMMAGLQGAGKTTSVAKLAKYLKEREKKKVMVVSADVYRPAAIKQLETLATEVDAIFFPSNEKQNPVDIVNGAIAEARTQFADVLLVDTAGRLHVDEDMMDEIKALHQAVEPVETLFVVDAMTGQDAANTAQAFNEALPLTGVILTKTDGDARGGAALSIRHITGKPIKFMGVGEKTDALEPFHPDRIASRILGMGDVLSLIEEVERKVDKDQAQKLAKKVQKGKGFDLEDFREQLVQMKSMGGMMGMMDKLPGMGQVPDNVKDQMNDKLTNQMEAIINSMTPGERQRPDIIKGSRKRRIAAGSGTQIQDVNKLLKQFTQMQKMMKKMSGKGGMRKMMSQMKGMMPPGGMGGFGGGGRGPGRF; encoded by the coding sequence ATGTTTGAAAACTTATCTGATCGACTCTCGAAATCCTTAAAAAATATCAGCGGCCGCGGCCGACTGACCGAAGACAACATTAAAGATACCCTACGCGAAGTGCGTATGGCCCTGTTGGAAGCGGATGTCGCCTTACCCGTAGTTCGCGAGTTTGTTAAAAAAGTAAAAGAACGTGCTTTAGGCCAAGAAGTTAATAAAAGCCTAAGCCCAGGCCAAGTATTCGTTAAGATTGTTCAGCAAGAACTTGAATCTGCCATGGGCGAATCTAACGAAAGCCTAAACCTTGCCGCTCAACCTCCTGCGGTTGTAATGATGGCGGGTTTACAAGGTGCCGGTAAAACCACCTCTGTAGCTAAGTTAGCCAAGTACCTAAAAGAGCGCGAAAAGAAAAAAGTAATGGTTGTGAGCGCCGATGTTTATCGCCCTGCTGCGATTAAACAGCTTGAGACGCTAGCCACTGAAGTTGACGCTATTTTCTTTCCAAGTAACGAAAAGCAAAATCCGGTTGATATTGTAAATGGCGCAATAGCCGAAGCCAGAACTCAGTTTGCCGATGTATTGTTAGTAGATACCGCGGGTCGTTTGCATGTTGATGAAGACATGATGGACGAAATTAAGGCCCTTCATCAGGCAGTTGAACCGGTAGAAACCCTGTTTGTGGTAGATGCCATGACCGGCCAAGATGCTGCCAATACTGCTCAGGCCTTTAATGAAGCCCTACCACTTACCGGTGTTATCTTAACTAAAACCGATGGTGATGCGCGCGGTGGTGCAGCTTTATCGATTCGTCATATTACCGGTAAGCCAATTAAATTTATGGGTGTGGGTGAGAAAACCGACGCCTTAGAACCGTTCCATCCTGATCGTATCGCTTCGCGTATCTTAGGCATGGGCGATGTGCTTTCTCTTATTGAAGAAGTAGAGCGCAAAGTTGATAAAGACCAAGCCCAAAAACTGGCTAAGAAAGTTCAAAAAGGTAAAGGCTTCGATTTAGAAGACTTCCGTGAGCAATTAGTGCAGATGAAAAGCATGGGCGGCATGATGGGCATGATGGATAAGCTGCCTGGCATGGGGCAAGTACCCGACAACGTTAAAGACCAAATGAACGATAAGCTTACCAACCAAATGGAAGCGATTATCAACTCTATGACGCCAGGTGAGCGCCAACGTCCAGACATTATTAAAGGCTCGCGTAAGCGCCGAATTGCTGCTGGTTCTGGTACCCAGATCCAAGATGTGAACAAATTGCTTAAGCAGTTCACGCAGATGCAAAAAATGATGAAGAAGATGTCGGGCAAAGGCGGCATGCGCAAAATGATGAGCCAAATGAAGGGCATGATGCCTCCAGGCGGTATGGGTGGATTTGGCGGCGGTGGCCGTGGACCAGGTCGCTTCTAG
- the aroF gene encoding 3-deoxy-7-phosphoheptulonate synthase, producing the protein MADLEQIRTKITALDQSLLTLLTERRQLSVEVAKSKIENPKAIRDQEREQLLLVKLINKGRELGLDAHYVTQLYHTIIEDSVLSQQAFLQGITNPDIHAQAVRVAFLGNKGSYSNIATHQYFSRYKKQIVEFGCSAFQDIVDTVESGQADYGMLPIENTSSGSINEVYDVLQHTSLSIVGELSIPIDHCILAHPKAKLEQITTLYAHPQPYAQCSLYLRTLANTRVDFVDSSSKAMEVVAGGDDLTVGAIGSKVGGEMYGLQALKTDIANQQQNYTRFIVVSRKPVEVAEQVPARTTFIMSTAQQAGSLVEALLVLREHEINMSKLESRPVQGNPWEEMFYVDVSANVKSSQMQSALAELTRLTRYIKVLGCYPSENVDPTLIPLEALANKDVNKAGAPSLISTVQEDGALSSRSHKATATVVRVGDVKIGDGGFITFAGPSAVESEQQVIACAGAAKESGAAVLAAGCFKPRSSPYSFQGLGEEGLNYLNAAGKKYKLPTMTEVSSVDQVVTLAAKADILHVRSRHMKNFNLLKELGKSTRPILLERNNMASIDEWLHAADYILAQGNQQVILCEAGVRTLEGKNKITLDLGAISLLRQRTHLPIVVNPGEAVEELSAVAPMAKAAKLLGADGIVLCAHPSPSDASVDADKSLDFKQLQGLMSELY; encoded by the coding sequence ATGGCAGATTTAGAGCAGATCCGAACAAAAATAACAGCGCTCGACCAATCATTATTAACACTACTAACTGAGCGTCGCCAACTCAGTGTTGAAGTAGCAAAAAGTAAAATAGAAAACCCCAAAGCCATTCGCGACCAAGAGCGTGAACAGTTATTACTGGTTAAGCTAATTAATAAAGGCAGAGAACTAGGCCTAGACGCACACTATGTCACTCAGCTGTATCACACAATTATTGAAGATTCGGTGCTATCGCAACAGGCATTTTTGCAAGGCATTACTAACCCAGATATTCATGCTCAAGCAGTGCGAGTGGCGTTTTTAGGTAACAAGGGCTCTTACAGCAATATTGCCACCCACCAATACTTCTCACGCTATAAAAAGCAAATTGTTGAGTTTGGATGCAGCGCTTTCCAAGACATTGTAGATACAGTGGAATCCGGCCAAGCTGACTACGGCATGCTGCCCATTGAGAACACGAGCTCTGGCAGCATCAACGAAGTATACGATGTTTTGCAACACACAAGTTTGTCGATTGTAGGTGAATTATCTATACCTATTGATCATTGTATTCTGGCTCACCCCAAGGCCAAGCTGGAGCAAATCACCACTTTATACGCACACCCGCAGCCTTATGCCCAGTGCAGCCTATATTTACGTACCTTAGCCAATACTCGAGTCGATTTTGTAGATAGCTCATCCAAGGCCATGGAAGTGGTTGCTGGAGGTGATGATTTAACGGTTGGCGCTATTGGCAGCAAAGTGGGCGGCGAAATGTATGGCTTGCAAGCCTTAAAAACCGATATCGCTAACCAGCAACAAAACTACACTCGCTTCATTGTTGTTTCTCGCAAGCCGGTGGAAGTTGCTGAGCAAGTGCCAGCGAGAACGACTTTTATTATGTCAACAGCACAGCAAGCAGGTTCGTTGGTAGAAGCGCTGTTGGTTTTGCGCGAGCACGAGATTAACATGAGCAAACTCGAGTCTCGTCCAGTGCAAGGCAACCCTTGGGAAGAGATGTTTTATGTTGATGTTTCGGCCAATGTTAAGTCCAGCCAAATGCAATCAGCACTGGCAGAATTAACTCGCCTTACTCGTTACATTAAAGTGCTTGGATGCTACCCAAGTGAGAATGTTGACCCAACGCTAATCCCACTAGAAGCACTAGCCAATAAAGATGTAAACAAAGCTGGAGCACCGAGTTTAATTAGCACTGTGCAAGAAGATGGCGCCTTGTCTAGCCGCTCACACAAAGCTACCGCCACGGTAGTTCGTGTTGGCGATGTAAAAATTGGTGACGGCGGCTTCATTACCTTTGCAGGTCCTAGTGCGGTTGAATCTGAACAACAGGTTATAGCTTGTGCTGGCGCAGCCAAAGAAAGCGGCGCTGCAGTATTAGCAGCTGGCTGTTTTAAACCCCGCAGCTCGCCATACAGTTTCCAAGGCTTGGGTGAAGAGGGCTTAAATTACTTAAATGCTGCTGGCAAAAAGTACAAACTGCCAACCATGACAGAAGTAAGCTCGGTGGATCAGGTTGTCACTCTAGCTGCAAAAGCAGACATACTGCATGTTCGCTCGCGCCATATGAAAAACTTTAATCTGTTAAAAGAGTTGGGCAAGTCTACTCGCCCTATCCTGTTAGAGCGCAATAACATGGCGTCTATCGATGAGTGGTTACACGCTGCGGATTACATACTAGCTCAAGGTAATCAACAGGTTATTTTGTGTGAAGCTGGTGTAAGAACCCTGGAAGGTAAAAACAAAATCACTTTAGATTTGGGTGCAATTAGCTTACTTCGCCAACGCACTCACCTGCCAATCGTAGTAAACCCTGGCGAAGCAGTGGAAGAACTAAGTGCTGTCGCACCAATGGCCAAGGCCGCTAAATTGTTAGGCGCAGACGGTATTGTACTTTGTGCTCACCCCTCTCCTAGCGATGCCAGTGTAGATGCCGATAAATCGCTAGATTTTAAACAACTACAAGGCTTGATGAGCGAGCTGTACTAA
- the hpf gene encoding ribosome hibernation-promoting factor, HPF/YfiA family encodes MIIDITSKTISITPTIREHIAARFEKLEKNQIPLISPKVIITTDNKKVKVEAKINLPNGQLFASDEHQDLSVAINNLGQKLERQLHRFQDKPNAHRASRSGKDFLRSPTDIDDGEPSSEDEQAA; translated from the coding sequence ATGATTATTGATATTACTAGCAAGACAATTTCTATTACCCCAACCATTCGTGAGCACATTGCCGCGCGCTTTGAGAAACTGGAAAAAAACCAAATTCCGCTCATATCACCAAAAGTGATTATCACCACCGACAATAAAAAGGTAAAAGTAGAAGCGAAGATCAATCTGCCAAACGGACAACTGTTTGCCAGCGATGAACATCAAGACCTGAGCGTTGCCATTAATAATTTAGGGCAGAAACTAGAACGCCAGCTACACCGCTTCCAAGATAAGCCAAATGCGCACCGCGCTAGCCGCTCTGGAAAAGATTTCTTACGTTCGCCCACTGATATTGACGACGGCGAGCCTAGCTCCGAGGATGAACAAGCCGCATAA
- a CDS encoding bifunctional diguanylate cyclase/phosphodiesterase yields MDNSQPTTALSNSPASSFDITTALAELALALAAKPSESFFDELISRLSLQVGAYESYIAHFDSRMPSLPCIRYWREGQFIGGKLSPVSANLLAEIRAQKVVQITELPKAHPDYASTQAEISQAPRGFWSHQIVKQQRVIGYIAFSFAQATFDHAILEQLLAPFVARLNSEFEQQQQREALSLSAVAFDSNEGLIITDANYRIVKVNKAFSQITGYQQNEVLGHELTEVFGNPSPVFMEAIDGTVRRKGEVERQRKNGQSYTQLETITAVRNEVDSLTHYVVCIQDISANKATEQQIQHLAYFDELTGLPNRRKLREELSQCFARAKKQHAIGALLFIDLDHFKHINDSLGHAAGDWVLQQVATRLQGLIREGDLLARLGGDEFVLLLADLGESPPHAEQQANIVGKRLIKTISAPYPFDGQSLHIGASVGITLFPGKGQTAEDLLKQADTAMYQAKSAGRRTVIFFDDGMQKQADKRLKLHNALRGALANDELLLYYQPQHMISTGELVGAEALVRWQPEGKALVSPTEFIPIAEESDLIIDIGMWVLEQSCIQMAKWQKEGVLLPELSVNVSAKQFHHPEFADRVEELMTQYHIEGSMLNLEVTESVVLGHAEDTIRKMAQLKEMGLRFSIDDFGAGYSSLSYLKRLPVDELKIDRSFIRDIPRDSRDMAIVDAVLAMANHLGFTVTAEGVETRQQLAFLKQQGCTFYQGYLSSKAITAEALERYIQRFQGKIG; encoded by the coding sequence ATGGACAATTCTCAGCCCACAACCGCCCTTTCGAATTCCCCAGCGTCTTCTTTCGACATTACCACGGCCCTTGCCGAGCTCGCTCTCGCCTTAGCAGCCAAACCTAGCGAAAGTTTTTTTGATGAACTGATTAGCCGTTTGTCTCTGCAAGTTGGCGCCTACGAAAGCTATATCGCCCATTTTGATTCTCGAATGCCGAGTTTGCCTTGTATCCGTTACTGGCGAGAAGGCCAGTTTATTGGTGGAAAGCTGAGCCCGGTCTCGGCCAATTTGTTGGCTGAAATTAGGGCCCAAAAAGTGGTTCAAATTACCGAGCTGCCAAAGGCCCATCCCGATTACGCCAGTACTCAAGCAGAAATTTCGCAAGCTCCGCGAGGCTTTTGGTCTCATCAAATTGTTAAACAGCAGCGGGTGATTGGCTATATTGCCTTTAGCTTTGCGCAAGCAACATTTGACCACGCTATACTCGAGCAATTATTAGCACCCTTTGTGGCGCGTTTAAATTCAGAGTTTGAGCAACAGCAACAACGCGAAGCTTTAAGTTTGTCGGCGGTAGCCTTTGACAGTAACGAGGGGCTAATTATCACCGATGCGAATTATCGCATCGTAAAAGTGAATAAGGCCTTCAGCCAAATAACTGGCTATCAACAAAATGAAGTTTTAGGGCATGAGCTCACCGAAGTGTTTGGCAACCCGAGCCCAGTTTTTATGGAAGCGATTGATGGTACGGTTAGACGTAAAGGCGAAGTTGAGCGGCAGCGTAAGAACGGCCAGTCTTATACCCAACTAGAAACCATTACTGCAGTTCGTAATGAGGTGGATTCTTTAACTCACTATGTTGTGTGCATTCAGGATATATCTGCAAATAAAGCCACCGAGCAACAAATTCAGCACTTAGCCTATTTCGACGAGCTTACCGGCCTACCTAATCGGCGTAAGTTGCGTGAAGAGTTAAGCCAGTGTTTTGCGCGGGCTAAGAAGCAACATGCTATTGGCGCATTGTTGTTTATCGATCTCGATCATTTTAAGCATATTAACGATTCCTTAGGCCATGCTGCTGGCGATTGGGTGTTGCAGCAAGTGGCAACGCGTTTGCAGGGGCTGATTCGAGAAGGAGACCTGCTGGCCCGCTTAGGGGGAGATGAGTTTGTACTGTTGCTGGCTGATTTAGGTGAGAGCCCACCACATGCAGAGCAGCAAGCCAATATTGTGGGTAAACGCCTAATAAAAACCATTTCTGCTCCTTACCCTTTTGATGGCCAGTCGCTGCATATTGGTGCCAGTGTTGGCATCACCTTGTTTCCTGGTAAGGGGCAAACTGCTGAAGACCTATTGAAGCAAGCTGATACGGCGATGTATCAAGCAAAGTCAGCTGGGCGACGCACCGTTATCTTTTTTGACGATGGCATGCAAAAGCAAGCTGATAAGCGTTTAAAACTACATAACGCTTTACGTGGAGCATTGGCTAACGATGAGTTACTGCTGTATTACCAGCCCCAGCACATGATCTCTACCGGAGAGTTAGTGGGGGCTGAAGCCTTAGTACGTTGGCAGCCAGAAGGTAAAGCCTTAGTTTCGCCTACCGAGTTTATCCCAATTGCCGAAGAGTCAGACTTAATCATCGATATTGGTATGTGGGTATTAGAGCAAAGCTGCATACAAATGGCTAAGTGGCAAAAAGAGGGGGTATTGCTGCCGGAACTTTCGGTTAATGTGAGTGCCAAACAATTTCATCACCCAGAGTTTGCCGATCGAGTAGAGGAGTTAATGACTCAATATCACATCGAAGGTTCGATGCTCAACCTCGAAGTCACAGAATCAGTCGTGTTGGGTCATGCCGAAGATACTATTCGAAAAATGGCTCAATTAAAGGAAATGGGGTTACGTTTTTCCATTGACGATTTTGGCGCTGGTTATTCTTCTTTAAGTTACTTAAAACGATTACCGGTGGATGAGTTAAAGATTGATCGTTCGTTTATCCGCGATATTCCGCGTGATAGCCGAGATATGGCGATTGTAGATGCCGTGCTGGCAATGGCCAACCATTTGGGGTTCACCGTTACTGCCGAAGGTGTGGAAACGCGCCAGCAATTAGCATTTCTTAAACAGCAAGGGTGTACCTTTTATCAAGGTTATTTATCCAGCAAAGCGATTACTGCAGAAGCCTTGGAGAGATATATTCAGCGTTTTCAGGGCAAAATTGGCTAA
- a CDS encoding extracellular solute-binding protein — MKWLLSAFALLVLNVAHAEDFVRSHALVMHGEPALAADFSHLPYVNVDAPKQGSMTHEAQGTFDTFNPFIVKGNAAAGVGQIYDTLLTSNNDEAFAQYGLLAESIDLPADRSWVRFNLRPEARFHDGKPVTAEDVVFTFNLLIEKGAPFYRAYYGSIKEVKAESASSVRFTFADGTNRELPLILGQLPILPKHFWQNHDFSKADLTVPLGSGPYKLGEFDTGRSISYQRVTDYWAKDLPINRGRYNFAEIKYEYYRDSSVALEAFKSGRIDYRIETSAKDWATAYTGPMFDSGKVHTDTLQNENPQGMQGFVFNTRRDLFKQSDVRKAIGLLFDFEWTNEQLFYGAYKRTNSYFAASELASTGLPEGGELALLEPFKKQLPEEVFTKEFTLDKTRGDGNIRPQMREALALLKGAGWSLDKGKLVDANGKQMHIEFLLYQKTFERIVLPYTRNLQKIGISTEVRVVDVSQYVNRVQNFDFDMVVGSFGQSSSPGNEQRDFWGSKAAEHVGSRNIIGVNSPVVDSLIEEIIAADDRQALIDATRALDRVLLWSYYVVPQWHLNAWRVAYWDKLKRPARNPKYALGLDSWWVE, encoded by the coding sequence ATGAAATGGCTGTTATCGGCTTTTGCACTTTTGGTTTTAAACGTAGCTCATGCCGAAGATTTTGTTCGCTCTCACGCCCTAGTGATGCACGGTGAACCTGCCTTAGCTGCAGATTTTAGCCACCTACCTTATGTAAATGTTGATGCGCCCAAGCAGGGCAGTATGACCCATGAGGCGCAAGGAACCTTTGATACTTTTAACCCCTTTATCGTGAAAGGTAACGCCGCTGCTGGGGTTGGCCAAATCTACGATACCCTATTAACCAGTAACAACGATGAAGCGTTTGCTCAATACGGTTTGCTGGCCGAGAGCATCGATTTACCAGCTGATCGCTCTTGGGTGCGTTTTAATCTTCGCCCCGAAGCGCGCTTTCATGACGGCAAGCCTGTAACTGCTGAAGACGTAGTATTCACCTTTAACTTATTGATAGAAAAAGGCGCACCATTTTACCGCGCTTATTATGGCAGCATCAAAGAGGTAAAAGCCGAGTCTGCATCGAGTGTGCGTTTTACCTTTGCCGATGGTACCAATCGCGAGCTACCACTTATTTTGGGGCAACTGCCAATATTGCCTAAGCACTTTTGGCAAAATCATGACTTCTCCAAGGCTGATTTAACTGTCCCGCTTGGTTCGGGCCCCTATAAATTGGGCGAGTTTGATACCGGCCGTTCGATTAGCTACCAACGAGTAACAGACTATTGGGCAAAAGACTTACCGATTAATCGCGGACGTTATAACTTTGCTGAAATTAAGTATGAGTATTACCGAGACTCGTCGGTGGCCTTAGAAGCATTTAAGTCGGGTCGCATTGATTACCGCATTGAAACTAGCGCTAAAGACTGGGCAACCGCTTATACGGGCCCAATGTTCGACAGCGGAAAAGTACACACCGATACCCTGCAGAACGAAAATCCTCAAGGCATGCAAGGCTTTGTATTTAATACCCGTCGTGATTTGTTTAAACAAAGTGATGTGCGCAAGGCGATTGGTTTGCTGTTTGATTTTGAATGGACTAACGAGCAATTGTTTTACGGGGCCTACAAACGTACCAATAGTTATTTTGCTGCATCGGAACTGGCATCAACCGGTTTACCTGAAGGCGGCGAGCTGGCTTTACTAGAGCCCTTTAAAAAGCAGCTACCAGAAGAGGTATTCACTAAAGAGTTCACTTTAGACAAAACCCGCGGTGACGGCAATATTCGTCCACAAATGCGTGAAGCTTTGGCTTTGTTAAAAGGTGCCGGCTGGAGCTTAGATAAAGGCAAGCTAGTGGATGCAAATGGCAAGCAAATGCATATCGAGTTTTTGTTGTATCAAAAAACCTTCGAGCGCATCGTGTTGCCATATACCCGTAACTTGCAAAAAATTGGTATTAGCACCGAAGTTCGCGTAGTGGATGTCTCTCAGTATGTGAATCGGGTGCAGAACTTTGATTTTGATATGGTGGTGGGCAGCTTTGGTCAATCTTCTTCTCCAGGTAATGAACAGCGCGATTTTTGGGGAAGCAAGGCGGCAGAGCATGTTGGTTCGCGCAATATCATTGGCGTAAACAGTCCGGTGGTAGACAGCCTTATTGAAGAGATTATTGCTGCTGATGACCGACAAGCACTTATCGACGCTACCCGTGCCTTAGATCGGGTATTGTTGTGGTCATATTATGTGGTGCCGCAGTGGCACTTAAATGCTTGGCGAGTTGCCTACTGGGATAAGCTTAAGCGTCCGGCGCGTAATCCTAAGTATGCGCTTGGATTAGATAGCTGGTGGGTTGAATAG